The following proteins are encoded in a genomic region of Hoeflea phototrophica DFL-43:
- a CDS encoding IS3 family transposase (programmed frameshift) — protein MSKRKQHAPEFKAKVALEALKGEETAAELASRFGVHPTMIHQWKRALLEGASGVFERGGRKKPEIDEEQVKELHAKIGELAVANFFFGKKAEAMGREVRRGMVEPDHPQLSIGQQCKLLSIARSSFYYTPKGETEQNLDLMRQIDEQFLETPFFGVRQMTWHLRNDGHLVNEKRIRRLMRLMGLMPIYQKPNTSRPAKGHKTYPYLLKGLRVDRPNQVWCSDITYLPMRRGFLYLVAIMDWHTRKVLAWRVSNTLEADFCVEALNEAIHKFGQPEIMNTDQGSQFTSFAWTDRLRRTGVRISMDGKGRFLDNIFIERLWRTLKYECVYLHAWETGSEAKAGIRKWMTFYNHQRPHSALGGRPPAVVYWLGKDETQPDQQVQRVA, from the exons ATGTCGAAACGCAAGCAACACGCGCCTGAGTTCAAAGCGAAGGTCGCGCTGGAAGCCCTGAAGGGCGAGGAAACCGCCGCTGAGTTGGCGAGCCGGTTCGGGGTGCATCCAACGATGATCCATCAATGGAAACGTGCGCTCCTTGAGGGCGCGTCCGGCGTGTTCGAACGCGGCGGTCGAAAGAAGCCCGAGATCGACGAGGAGCAGGTGAAGGAACTCCACGCCAAGATCGGGGAGCTGGCCGTGGCCAACT TCTTTTTTGGAAAGAAAGCTGAAGCCATGGGGCGGGAAGTGAGGCGCGGCATGGTCGAACCCGATCACCCCCAGCTGTCGATAGGCCAGCAGTGCAAGCTGCTGTCGATCGCGCGCTCGTCCTTCTACTACACGCCTAAGGGCGAGACCGAGCAGAACCTCGACCTGATGCGTCAAATCGACGAGCAGTTCCTTGAAACGCCGTTCTTCGGCGTCCGGCAGATGACCTGGCATCTGCGCAACGATGGCCATCTGGTGAACGAGAAACGGATACGCCGGTTGATGCGCCTGATGGGGTTGATGCCGATCTATCAGAAACCCAATACCAGCAGGCCGGCGAAAGGGCACAAGACCTATCCCTACCTGCTGAAAGGACTGCGCGTGGATCGACCGAACCAGGTCTGGTGCTCGGACATCACCTACCTGCCCATGCGGCGTGGCTTTCTCTACCTCGTCGCCATCATGGACTGGCACACCCGTAAGGTTCTGGCCTGGCGCGTCTCGAATACGCTGGAGGCCGACTTCTGTGTCGAGGCGCTGAATGAGGCCATCCACAAGTTCGGCCAGCCGGAGATCATGAATACAGACCAGGGCAGCCAGTTCACATCCTTCGCCTGGACGGACCGCTTGCGCCGGACCGGCGTGCGCATCTCGATGGATGGAAAGGGGCGGTTCCTCGACAATATTTTCATCGAGCGCCTGTGGCGGACGCTGAAATATGAATGTGTCTACCTGCATGCCTGGGAGACCGGATCAGAAGCGAAGGCGGGCATCCGCAAATGGATGACGTTCTACAACCATCAACGCCCACACTCAGCCCTTGGTGGAAGACCACCTGCCGTGGTCTATTGGCTGGGAAAAGACGAAACCCAACCCGATCAGCAAGTGCAAAGAGTAGCTTAA